The window CTGCACTGTGGTAAAACTGGGGTGTTCCCACACAGACACTCTTGTCcagtttttccagcaggacactACACACTTGTTCCATCTtctcaaaatttgaaaaagttaCCACGACCTACGGGAACATTTTTTACAATGTCAGATACAACTCaccacacatacatatatgctgTAGGGTCAATGAAATATTAACAGCATCATAACACATTTTAATCGCTAATGTTCAAATTCTCCACCTCTGCATCCATGTGATATAGTTCTGCCTCTCGGTGAAGAAACCTCCTCACTGAGATGTCTTTGTCACTGATGCCATGGTGTCTAAGCAGGatgaacaaatgtaaaaatattatcaTACACCATTTGCAATAATAAAGTTGTACTTTAAGACTTAGAGAACAAGGTGGAATAAGCTACTGCACgtcaaaaatctaaaaaaatttctatatttcacacaaaataaGAAGTGAGCATACACAGTATTAGAAACACTAACTGGACTGCCAGCCCATTTATGCCCCAAACAGCTCCAATTCTTTAACTACTGGTTCATCAATTACCACTATTACTATAATACTTGagcaactactactactactactactactactagaaAGACATTACGGGCACTTTAATGCTTCAGTGGACACCTATTACTGAGGAGAGTATGACTCAGTTGTGCTACTACcaatggtggaaagtacatCTACTCAGGTAAAGTACTTTTGCAATTTTGAGGAACTTGTACTTTACATGAGTACTTCAGTTTTAAGCTACTTAACAATAATATTCCAATACATTTCAGTGTATTATAATGTGTAGTGTATTCAGGAATCACTGTGTTCAAATGTGCGTTTTACTCCGTTGCATATTAGAGAGTTGCTAGTTACACTGACGGCCAAGGTTTTACATACACGATATATGATCATCTCATAATAGTGAGGACTGAGGACAAATGAGTCCTTTTGTTGCTAATGCTTCTGTATTATTACTTCACTAAAATTCGGAATGCAAGGATTTTACTTACAGTCGGATTGTTTGACACTGCTACTTTTGCTTTAATAAAAGCTAtcaatacttcttccaccactggataCGACTATTGCAGTGAGAGCACCAGTGTGCTGCTTGTTGAGTAGAAACAGAACCATGCTACAGCCTAAACAACTTTATAGCTGGGGCTATTAGCCCTTGCTGTGATTCTGTTGATACCACAACTAACGCATAACACAGCCTCAGTGAACATCACTGCTGCCTGTGTGGAAGATACATGTAGCAAGTGGCTAACGTTGGGTTAATGTTACTGTTCCACTATTAAACTTTTAGTCCGCTCGTACTACTGTTGAAACCATTGCGTACGTTTTCACCTCAgagtctgtaaaatgtattcGAGTCGCCGTGAAACGCGGTTGGTGACCTCGTTGACTGACTCTTTGCTGTTGGCCACGCTGACCCGAACTGACACTCGGTCCGCCAGGCAACAAACCTCCGCTGTTCCCGTGACCTGGACCTCCCTTACACGGTTACTGGGGCTCTGTCGGTTAACTGTTCGTACTTCCAGCCCTTGCTCTTTTTCACTGCCAGCGAACTCACGACCTGCAGACGGTGGCATCGCAGGAAACATTCTACTCTCCATGATGGAAACAGAGTCAAATCAACTTCCCGCTGCTATTGCAGTAGCCGAAATGCTCGTCGGGATGTGTAGGCCACTTCCGCCAAAAAAATACAGGGGGTTCCAATACAAACAGGTTTTGAGCAAAAGGGAAATTAAACGGCATATTCAACACgcatttcaataaaataaaacaaaatttttacTCGTCATCCTAAACCACTGgggtgttttattattagtatccagcattaatatttttgttgatttttgggaAACAAAGTTCTTCTTTAGAATGGTACGGGACATCAAACCTACACAAGAAGAAGGTGCACAGGACACTGCAGATTTCAAGAGCTTTGCCACAATTCTGTGAGACATTCTACACTTTGTTACAAACTGGCCAAAAAAACTGCACGGTCACACCCACAGATAGAAAACCTTTGCCATATTTATTGTTGtgaatacagtatgttcacctgtgaaaaaaaaagggctattctttttgattctttttctaTATTATATTTAGGAAAAAGGGCAAAAGAGATAGGGGAAAGGATGGAGGGTAAAGATTAGGAGTACGGGGTTGCAGGTTAGAGGATGAGCAGGGTGGTAAAAGTTGTAGGAAGATTTGGTGGTGGAGGGATAAAGGAGAGATCTAAAATCTATCCAGCTCATTTGAAGAGCCCAAGGAATCTCCTTCACATGGAAAGCTTTTTGGGCTTTTTCTGGAGCCCCTTCATTAAAAGCTCCAGATGAAAAATTCTGTCCATCATGTCTTCCCTTCTGGCTTTCcagtctctcttcttctgctttaGGATCTGCTGGATATTGTTCAAATGACTTGAGTAGATGAGACTTTTCTTCCACACCTGGAGCCTCTCATTCTCCAGGTGCTCTTCTGCCTGGGTCAGTACAGAACtccatctttcatttttatctctctGTTCATGCAGGCATCTTTCCAGATACGCTCCGTCTCTCTTTAATGGCCTTAAATGCTTCCCCCAGCTTTCCAGCTTGAGGGACTTTCAGTCCTCTCTTTGTCATAGAGCTGATTGTGGAAGGATCAGACAGGCAGTGAACCTTAGACTTGTGTGGAATCTTATGCCCCATAATAGTTATCCACCTGCCCTAGTGATGTCCCAGCCTTTGTAATATTGTAGAGGAAGTAAGAAGGTTGGTGATGTGGTCACCCTTTCTTTGAAATTCTATCATGTCTAATTTCTGTCAAAAGAAGTAATTGATGTTAATAGGCTTCATCTATTGTTCCAATAGAATTAACATCAAGACTTAACCACCCTCACTCTGTTAAGACATTAAAAATTTAGTAAAATCAGTTaagtaaattattattatttaatattcgGTTTTCTGAACGATTTCATATATATTCGATTTATGTTGGAAGTGTCTGGATATAATTGTATTTAGAAGTCAGACTGtgtgatttaaattttgtttcacaACACAATAATGTGGAGCTCATGATCACGAGATTTTCGTTCCCTTTGTGATTTGTTATCCTAATTACTTGATAAGTCATTATGCATGCTTGAAAcacttgcttttttttgctatatattttatatttgctatatattttaaaaagaatatcAAAGCAGCTCAAGTTAGCCTGCTTTTCTAACTTTGCATAGTCCCACCAGTAATGAAACATCTGCCCTCCGACCCCAAACATGAAATTTCAGGTAGATTCTAactttttaagaaataatttaTTGACTTCACTTACTGACTTCATATAAATGTCTCAGTAcccaacttttgtttttaatgtttttcccCAGCTGCTAGCTAAAACGAATTGGTCAGACAAGCAAGTGCAGCAGGTAGATAGCCAGCTATGTCCGCTATAAACACAAACTAGTAACCCCACACAGGTGtaacaaatacacactgtaTTACCGGTTTGAGGGTAATACTAGTTGTGCATATTTACTCATTGGTTTGGTTTACTAGGGCACTTAATTTGAACAGAGCCAttagtaataatattaattattgcTCTGACGAATCAAAATGTGTATTGTGAAAAAGGTCGGCAGCCgttcagttttgtgtgtttatttaaatgctTGTCTGAAATATTTACTCTCTAaatactgtgtgtttgagtctaCCAGTTTGTAAGCAAGGCTTATGTCAATTTTGAACTGTCTTACTAAGATCAAAGTCATACTTTGTTCTGTACATTTGGatataaactgtgtgtgtatcatttGTGGTGTGGTCTTCAATGTGAACAAATTATTATGTTAGATAATGGCACTACAATCTCTGTTAATTAGATTCTGTATAAAGGACATAACTCcatgcagcagtttgttttacCATATGTAACTGTGTAGTTGCATTTCATCATAAATAACAGCTATTTTAGTTCAAATGTGGGCTTTTGGTGAGTATTCAGAGGATGTGTGGAAGAAGTAGTTTCCCTTAGTTTAAGTGAGCCCACTTTTTGGTCAGTGACCAGCTCTATAGCGGGTTTCTAATTTTTAATATAGCAGAAGTACTCATAGTCTTAGTCCTAATACCTTTCTGCACATCTAGACACACACCCAAGAAAGGAAATGAGGCAATTCAAAGAATAGCAACATCCAATAATGCACTGTAAAAGCTTAATATTAGTCAGAAAATGGTTTTGATGAGATGGGAACTTCATCAGCAGGTGGCAGCAAAGTATAACAgtaataaaatagtaaaactgCCAGCGCATAAGTAGGGATGGGGTAAGTACACGCTTTTAGATACAGTACAGAATCTTCTTTCAAGAAATATAGATACTTTTGAagttacttttttattatttaagatATAGCTTCCTACCATTTTGAGAATAATTCTaattatcaaaaatataaattaaatacttCTAGCAATAAGAAAAGGAggctaataatattaataatgattcTTGTATTTGGCTTAAACTGTATAACACTGTGACATTATTAGTTactaaaaaatacataaatatatatatatggatacaATATCCATTTCCTCaccttttatttatatgttttaaagcAGTGTTTTGTGATGAGGGAACAGGATTTTTAAGAGCCTGTACAATtgaataatagtaaaaaaaatagcagagCAATAGACTGATGAAATAGTAATAATCATGATACAAAAGAGTGTAttgtattaattatttaaatttagtgtctctttagttttttttttggttgttttttgtatgGTGAAGGGTAAAGGAAATATTACTTAGCACTTAGTGTGTCTCATTTGAATCTGTCAAGGTAGTTTGTAAGGTGCAGTCTCTCCATGTACAGTAGACCTATTATGTGccctcttctttcatttttcaaggacaTTTGGGAACGGCAGAGATTTGATCCAATTCTAGACCCTGGTTTCTTTAAACAGCAAAGTTTGTTTGGTCTCCCTGGAGTATTTAACTGTGAAACGGGCTTTATAATCACATCCTAAAAATACAGGGCCATATTTGTTGTTATTGTCTCCAGTTTCGCCGGTCCCCTAGTATGCTCTGTGAAACCCTAGAGCCGATGTGCGACTCTGTCCAAGAAAGATGCAGCACCCTACAATAGGCTATTTTCATATGGGAGAGAACGAGGAAGATAAAAAGACCCTTACTGTTAAATCTCCATGGAAGTCCAGAACATTTTCCTTCAGTGGCCTACAAATCATCAGGCTGTTTTCACCCATCTTCCAGTGATCTGTTGCTTTAATCACTTAAATAATGTATCTTTTCTAAACTCTGCTGTCTCAATTTCTCCCCCTCTACCTCTCTGACTAGAATGATGGCTCactcaaaatgattttaaaggcTTACAAAAACATAGTTGGGTACTGTGATGTGGTGAAAATGGTGGTAAATTATTTGTTCAGTTAGGGATCATCATAAGTTTACCGACCACTTACATAAACAAGAATCCATTTTACTCTTAAAAGCATTaattcttcttttcctccccgGTGTTTATATAACTACCATCAGTTTAATAGTAATTACTGTGATGCCTGCcatgaaataatattttaaagatttatgtaaaccaaaaaaatgattggttgtgtaaataaaattttgGGTAAACTAAATTGAGGAGGTTTTGCCCTCCACAGTGTCCCTGGATGTTGGGTGAAAAGGATCTGGGGGCCCTTAGATGGAGACTGCGGCCACTTAGGGAAAAAGATTTGACTGTAATGGTCTCTGAATCTGTTGatgtgtctctccctctctctttctctctcagatgaAGTAATAAAGTTAGCTGTGTTGGAGGCCGTCCATGTTTCTCCATAGACCACAATCAAGGCCCGTGCagttttattgcagttttattttcatattgtccTAGAAATCTCCAGACTCCCTCCTGTGCCTGTTGCCATAAATTGTATATCTTGACTGTATTTCTTCCactctgcattttttatttatgggTGAAAGCGATAAAACATGCAGTATACACTCTGTGTGTCCACAGCTGTCATCTGTCTAGGACTTtattgtgaaaggaaaaaaagtctagtttcattttttatttccctacACAAATCTCCCTCCCTGTTAAAAACAGATGCTGATAGAATTAGAAAACACAGTAAATGGAGATTTTCATTGTTTACTTCTCCAAACTCTTCCAATGAACAGTTTTAGGGGTTATAAAACCAACAGTATTCAGCTCTGTCTAACAGTAGGTTCAGGTGGTGATCATTGGTTCATCAGCAGGATGTACTCTGAATTTATGAGCTCATAGTCAGCTCACAACTTGAGCTGGAACTTCTTGGTCATTGGTTGGATGAATAATTTCTCTCTCATATCGTTATGTTGAtgttttacttatttgttttaatagCTTTAAGGGATGTTGCAAGTTGGAACAACTGTGTAATGATAGCATGAGTCAAAAAAAGGTTATAACATTTCTGCACTGTGAACCTGCAGATGGGCTGTTGTCTAGTatggaaaaaaggacaaattacacaaaacatgATTGTAGTTTTTTGTTCTTGTATGTGTAAGGAGGTGAACATGAATGTGTAAACCTTCTGTTCTGACTTCTGTTTCAGCTGTAGTCCTGGCCATAGCCACGGTTTTAAAAATTTCAAGACCACCTTCTCAATGCTCTCAGACAATtcagacaaaatacaaaaaggaaagTCTCTAAAATTTTGAAGTTACTtggatttttcatattttttgtattatgtaTTCCTATATTATATTTCCCAACATGGAAGTCTAAATGGTGTTTcataacatttatttgttttgctttgttgacCTTAAACTagccaaacaaaaaatatttagtctAAAATCATAATGTCACCCTGGTAGGGTGTAATTTTTAAGTAATTACTAAAAGTGAGTAGGTGATTTGATAATTACCTAAACTTAGATAACATGGTGTGCCCCTCAAGTAATTTCATGGTGGCTCCCAGGGCCAGATGAGCAAACTAACTGCAAATAAAAGGAAAGTTTAAATATTATTGGATAGGATCTTATCAAATAGTTTAtaaaattttgcaaaatatgaattatttaaattggACACAGAAATATTACAACGGCTCTCATCAGATATGGAGTGATGCTCATGGGTCCTGAGAGTCGAGCAAGGATGCAAGTTCAGTGCTGCGTTCTCTGTATGTTAGTATATTATCAGAGGTATTTTCTCATGCTGTCACTCAGCTCCACAGCGTCCATCTCTGTAAACAAGTGATAGTCAAATAAACAGTCCTGTCCACAATCCTTCTCTACTCCCATTAGTGAATAGTTTGTAACAGCCGATATTTTTGACATGTCAGGGAAAGCACAGGTATAATTAAttgcataaataataataatgcattgtgtttatgtgtacaaGTTCAATAGTTGTGGAATTGCGCATGCTGGCTCAGTGACATGACTTACCAGGACTGTTAAATGAAACAGAGCCACcgttaatgttattagtgaTTTTCCTGCAACGACAATTCAACATGTTTGCCTTTGAAAAAAGATTCATAGGTTGGCTATGATGAATGGAAATGTCGAATTTACACTTAAAATGGCTGCCAGAGAATTTCCTGTGATTAGTTTGAGCATTGTTCTTATGTATGTGGATTAGAGTAGCTTGTTTGTAACTGTGGTAATGTTATGAAAGCATTATTGAAATGCTTAAATTTCTCCTAACATTTAGGATGaattctgcattttttcctgttcatttccatttttggtCTCTTTTATGGTTTACCGATGAGAGGTTTCCATGTTAGGCCTAAATatgttagacacacacacacacacacacacacacacacacacacacacacacacacacacacacacacacacacacacacacacacacacacacacacacacacacacaattgggGCTGAACCTGTTGTAAAGACCTCATAAAGACTCAACATCTGTTTATTTCAATGCATGCTAGAAGATTCTGCAACACAGACACCCACCCAGATAAATACCCAcccacttaaacacacacacagaaaggtctgcatgttttaattattgtGTCCAAGCATACACACAGGTGCCGGCACTAAGCAGTGCCCCAGATGACGATAAtgaggtgtgtatgtgtgttacagAAACAGCATTTTAAGATCCTTGATATGCGAGTAATGCTTTGACATGTGTCTACCCATTTCAGAAAGCTACTATATTTGTCTCTCAGCCAGgtcagcaggtgtgtgtttatatatgtgctTTATTAGCATTATTGGCCTCTGCGTTGACCTGGGTAAATCATATTGTTTTGTGACTGAGTATTACAGTCGCAGTGTTGTGGCTCATGATTAAACAACCTCAATGATCTAGTTCTTAATGCAGCTCTTCATCTTACCTTCTctttttgttacatttacatacattatgtGTGGTTTAATATTGACCATTtccacctccttctctccattttgtcttttcctgcAGATCTGTGTTTTTTAAGGCCTGGTTGACTTTCAGGGCTCTATTAAAAGTTCAAAGGCAGCATTTACTACTGTAACTGGAGCTAGTCTGCACTGAGGCTTTTCACTAATGAGTGCACAGCATACTgaccacacactcacaaacacacgtacacacagaaaaaaaatacatatacacacactcagagtcCCACGCACAACAACACATGTTCACCTCATGGAGGCTACAGCGATATTCCCCACAAAGTCTCTTGTTACCGCAGGAATCATGTCTTTTTGAGTGCCAAAGATCTATCATAGACTTAACAACCCTTTCAGCACCCTGTCCCTGTTTGTTCCCTCTTTtcacttctccctctcctctcttccaaATAATAGATCAGGCTGCTTTCATGACAGATGAACTGGAAAGTGTGATTCCTATAACATCAGATCTCTCAAATAGCAAAAGCTCTTTGATTGTGTcatgaatacattaaaacaatacTGTTTTTCAATTTATGCTGCCTTTgacattcaaaaatgtaaatgatcaaAAAGCTAAGCTAAGATTCATCTCCATagacattttctgttgttttaagtGTTCAAATTCTCTCATTATCAGCTTTCGTGTTcataagaaatgtttttcttttgtaggtTCTGGTCACCCTATTGGGTGACAAAGTGTGATCTCACTAAAATGCTTTTATACCTTTAAGCCCCTCACTTCCTCAGTTACGTCTTAGTTTCATGTTCCACTTTTTATGGCACTGTATGACTTCCTGTAATCAAATTTTTTTGCAAGATATGCTGTGTGCTTGAGATCTTACATGATGTGCAAaccttctgtttttgtgtgcatgtcacAGTTGTCAAGTGTATGTGTACTTTAGATGTAAAGTGGACATGCTCCCACAGTGCATAAAGACCTTTACAGACAAGAAAATAACCAAAGATATCATTAATGGTTTCACTACACTACTTTCCACAAACCTTTTATAACAAATTAGaaattaataatatttgttGAGTCTTTGGCGCTCTGCTGGTTTTGACCTTGCTCTCCACCATGTCCTCGGATGTCTGAAATTCCAGAGTAAACACGAAAACAAACAACCCAGACAGAAAGGCTTGGGATTAGACCGGTGGTAGAGAGATATTTCCCCTAAGTCAAACCGTGTGTATGGATCAGggttatttcatttattcttagatttgattgttttgttttaaattctttttaagTTGGGGCTTTgctgtaaattttttttcaggaaatttaggatactttttatttttcaaatttttatgtaatttcagTCCTAGTTTTATGGGTTCATATGTTTTGGAAGTATAATGACAttctaaatactttttaaaaaaagatgttgtATGCTGCACATTGCAAATCAAGGTTGTTATAAAATTTACAgacatcagttttgttttcactaTATCCTTAActaaattaatgttattatttggTTTAAAGCTGCTAAAATAAAGTGGACTAGATTCCACAGAATTTAGCTATACAGCTACGAAAGACCACAAATAAGGCATTTTCTCATATGTGTTTTTGAACCGAACTTTGCAAATAGTGATGGCAATAACAATGCTGGGCTTTCCTGCAAGAGCTAACGGGGCCTAACAAATCTACAACAACTTAAGTGTTTTTGGAACAGAAGCTGAAGCCGGTGGACTCAGTA is drawn from Xiphias gladius isolate SHS-SW01 ecotype Sanya breed wild chromosome 4, ASM1685928v1, whole genome shotgun sequence and contains these coding sequences:
- the irak1bp1 gene encoding interleukin-1 receptor-associated kinase 1-binding protein 1 homolog; translation: MESRMFPAMPPSAGREFAGSEKEQGLEVRTVNRQSPSNRVREVQVTGTAEVCCLADRVSVRVSVANSKESVNEVTNRVSRRLEYILQTLRHHGISDKDISVRRFLHREAELYHMDAEVVVTFSNFEKMEQVCSVLLEKLDKSVCVGTPQFYHSAGCLSQLRRQVCVFAVENAQQKASGVSQLLGQSLGPPLLIREEETKEWRNEEEEYGSRGQGAAPLSHLPRTPIVTASSRVSVSFSLRDRDRKKL